One Luteibacter aegosomaticola genomic window carries:
- the fmt gene encoding methionyl-tRNA formyltransferase: protein MRVVFAGTPEFSVPCLEACRASGAEVVAVYTQPDRPAGRGRKLAASPVKEAALAAGIPVEQPESFKAEADRARLAAYAPDLMVVVAYGLILPRKVLAIPGLGCWNVHASLLPRWRGAAPIQRAILAGDAESGVDLMQMEAGLDTGPVLIERRTPITGEDTGGSLHDRLSALGADALAEGLRRTMAGETLVAQPQADEGVAYAHKLDKAEARLDFSQPADALARKVRAFDPWPVAEGDVAGERLRIWAAHAIEGKPGAEPGTVLAATRAGIDIACAEGALRLTAIQRAGGRRIGAADYLNARPELKQALS, encoded by the coding sequence TTGCGCGTGGTGTTCGCGGGCACCCCGGAGTTTTCCGTCCCCTGCCTTGAAGCCTGCCGTGCCTCCGGCGCGGAGGTCGTCGCCGTCTACACCCAGCCCGACCGGCCCGCCGGCCGCGGGCGGAAGCTGGCGGCTAGTCCGGTGAAGGAAGCCGCCCTGGCGGCGGGCATCCCGGTGGAACAACCGGAATCCTTCAAGGCGGAAGCCGACCGAGCGCGGCTCGCCGCCTACGCGCCCGACCTGATGGTGGTCGTGGCCTACGGCTTGATCCTGCCCCGCAAAGTGCTGGCCATTCCGGGCCTCGGCTGCTGGAACGTCCACGCTTCGCTGTTGCCGCGCTGGCGCGGTGCCGCGCCGATCCAGCGGGCAATCCTCGCGGGCGATGCGGAGAGCGGCGTCGATCTGATGCAGATGGAAGCGGGCCTCGACACTGGCCCGGTGCTTATCGAGCGTCGCACCCCGATCACCGGCGAAGACACGGGCGGCAGCCTGCACGATCGTCTTTCCGCCCTGGGTGCCGATGCGCTGGCCGAAGGCCTCCGCCGCACCATGGCTGGCGAAACGCTGGTCGCGCAGCCACAGGCCGACGAGGGCGTCGCATACGCCCACAAGCTCGACAAAGCCGAGGCACGCCTGGATTTCAGCCAGCCCGCCGATGCCCTGGCACGCAAGGTCCGTGCTTTCGACCCCTGGCCGGTCGCCGAGGGCGATGTCGCCGGTGAGCGCCTTCGCATCTGGGCCGCACATGCCATCGAAGGCAAGCCTGGCGCCGAGCCGGGCACCGTGCTGGCGGCAACACGCGCGGGCATCGATATCGCTTGCGCGGAAGGTGCGCTGCGCCTCACTGCCATCCAGCGCGCTGGCGGTCGGCGCATCGGCGCTGCGGATTACCTCAATGCCCGCCCGGAGCTGAAGCAGGCGCTTTCGTGA
- the def gene encoding peptide deformylase: MSTLTILEFPDPRLRTVAAPVTTFDAELKQFVADMYETMYAANGVGLAATQVNVHKRVLVADMSEGGDHPMVLINAEILEKDGQQVYQEGCLSFPGIYADVTRALKVKVKANDVDGNEIIVEAEGPLAVCIQHEMDHLAGKVFVDYLSPLKRSMLLKRMEKQRKASA, translated from the coding sequence GTGTCCACCCTTACCATCCTCGAATTCCCCGATCCGCGCCTGCGCACCGTCGCCGCGCCCGTGACCACGTTCGACGCCGAGCTCAAGCAGTTCGTCGCCGACATGTACGAGACCATGTACGCCGCCAACGGCGTCGGCCTCGCCGCGACGCAGGTAAACGTGCACAAGCGCGTGCTCGTCGCCGACATGAGCGAGGGCGGCGACCACCCGATGGTCCTGATCAACGCCGAGATCCTCGAAAAGGACGGGCAGCAGGTCTACCAGGAAGGCTGCCTGTCGTTCCCGGGCATTTATGCCGACGTCACCCGCGCCCTCAAGGTGAAGGTGAAGGCCAACGATGTGGATGGCAACGAAATCATCGTGGAAGCCGAAGGTCCGCTGGCCGTCTGCATCCAGCACGAGATGGATCACCTTGCCGGCAAGGTCTTCGTGGATTACCTCTCGCCGCTCAAGCGCAGCATGCTGCTGAAGCGGATGGAAAAGCAGCGGAAGGCCAGCGCCTGA
- the rsmB gene encoding 16S rRNA (cytosine(967)-C(5))-methyltransferase RsmB: protein MSKPPSVRALAAEALASIALSGHSLREAADRAMPKLADPRDRALLTALLNEGARWWPRFDAALDRLLDKPIRRNEPVIHALLVTGLVQLETLEMPGYAAVAATVEAARELRRPRLAGLVNAVLRRWQRERESLNAALDAAPATRHAHPAWLAKAIARDWPGQAEAIMAAANQEPPLMLRVNRRRATREAVAAALASAGQEVTLHPWLADGLVLPHSTDVTRLPGFAEGHFAVQDGAAQVPADLLDARRDQRILDACAAPGGKACHVLERADVSLLAVEFEAARATRIRQNLERLHLKAEITVADAGDSAAWWDGQPFDRIMIDAPCSATGVIRRRPDVRLHRRAADIDALVAQQSRILAACWETLAPGGRLLYVTCSLLRQENEGVVGAFAAGRDDLTIVPFTLPVGQAAAIGWQVLPGDGDLDGMYYALLERRPA, encoded by the coding sequence GTGAGCAAGCCGCCATCGGTTCGGGCGCTCGCCGCTGAAGCGCTCGCAAGCATCGCCCTGTCGGGCCACTCGCTACGCGAAGCAGCCGACCGCGCGATGCCCAAGCTGGCGGATCCGCGCGACCGCGCCCTGCTTACCGCCCTGCTTAACGAAGGCGCCCGATGGTGGCCTCGGTTCGACGCCGCGCTCGATCGCCTGCTCGACAAACCGATCCGGCGTAACGAACCGGTGATCCACGCTCTGCTCGTCACCGGCCTGGTGCAGCTGGAAACCCTGGAAATGCCCGGCTATGCCGCCGTCGCCGCCACGGTCGAAGCCGCGCGCGAACTCCGCCGGCCGCGCCTTGCCGGGCTGGTGAACGCCGTGTTGCGCCGCTGGCAGCGTGAGCGCGAGTCCCTCAACGCTGCGCTCGATGCCGCACCGGCGACCCGCCACGCCCATCCGGCGTGGCTCGCCAAGGCGATCGCACGCGACTGGCCCGGTCAGGCCGAGGCGATCATGGCGGCCGCCAACCAGGAGCCCCCGCTTATGCTGCGGGTGAACCGCCGCCGCGCCACGCGCGAAGCGGTCGCCGCGGCGCTTGCCTCGGCAGGCCAGGAGGTCACGCTCCATCCCTGGCTCGCCGACGGCCTGGTCCTGCCTCACAGCACCGACGTCACCCGTCTGCCCGGCTTCGCCGAAGGCCACTTTGCCGTCCAGGATGGCGCGGCTCAGGTGCCCGCCGATCTCCTGGATGCCCGGCGCGATCAGCGCATCCTCGATGCGTGCGCTGCTCCCGGCGGCAAGGCCTGTCACGTGCTGGAGCGCGCCGATGTGTCGTTGCTGGCCGTGGAATTCGAAGCGGCCCGCGCGACACGTATCCGCCAGAACCTGGAACGGTTACACCTGAAGGCCGAGATCACCGTGGCCGATGCGGGCGACAGCGCGGCGTGGTGGGATGGCCAGCCGTTCGACCGGATCATGATCGATGCGCCCTGCTCGGCGACCGGCGTCATTCGCCGCCGTCCCGACGTGCGCCTGCACCGGCGTGCGGCTGATATCGATGCGCTGGTGGCTCAGCAGTCCCGCATCCTCGCGGCCTGCTGGGAGACGCTGGCCCCGGGCGGGCGCCTGCTCTACGTCACCTGCTCGCTGCTTCGCCAGGAAAACGAAGGCGTGGTCGGCGCGTTCGCCGCCGGTCGCGATGACCTGACGATCGTGCCGTTCACCTTGCCGGTGGGCCAGGCGGCCGCGATCGGCTGGCAGGTATTGCCGGGCGACGGCGACCTCGACGGGATGTATTACGCCCTGCTCGAGAGAAGGCCGGCGTAA